In the Lepus europaeus isolate LE1 chromosome 18, mLepTim1.pri, whole genome shotgun sequence genome, one interval contains:
- the GIT1 gene encoding ARF GTPase-activating protein GIT1 isoform X4, with translation MSRKGPRAEVCADCSAPDPGWASISRGVLVCDECCSVHRSLGRHISIVKHLRHSAWPPTLLQMVHTLASNGANSIWEHSLLDPAQVQSGRRKANPQDKVHPIKSEFIRAKYQMLAFVHKLPCRDDDGVTAKDLSKQLHSSVRTGNLETCLRLLSLGAQANFFHPEKGTTPLHVAAKAGQTLQAELLVVYGADPGSPDVNGRTPIDYARQAGHHELAERLVECQYELTDRLAFYLCGRKPDHKNGHYIIPQMADRSRQKCMSQSLDLSELAKAAKKKLQALSNRLFEELAMDVYDEVDRRENDAVWLATQNHSTLVTERSAVPFLPVNPEYSATRNQGRQKLARFNAREFATLIIDILSEAKRRQQGKSLSSPTDNLELSARSQSDLDDQHDYDSVASDEDTDQEPLRSAGATRNNRARSMDSSDLSDGAVTLQEYLELKKALATSEAKVQQLMKVNSSLSDELRRLQREIHKLQAENLQLRQPPGPAPTPPLPSERAEHTPMGPGGSTHRRDRQAFSMYEPGSALKPFGGAPADELSARLQPSHSSELEDDSMYSVHVPAGLYRIRKGVSASAVPFTPSSPLLSSSQEGSRHTSKLSRHGSGADSDYENTQSGDPLLGLEGKRFLELGKEEDLHPELESLDGDLDPGLPSTEDVILKTEQVTKNIQELLRAAQEFKHDSFVPCSEKIHLAVTEMASLFPKRPALEPVRSSLRLLNASAYRLQSECRKTVPPEPGAPVDFQLLTQQVIQCAYDIAKAAKQLVTITTREKKQ, from the exons ATGTCCCGGAAGGGGCCGCGAGCGGAGGTGTGTGCGGACTGCAGCGCCCCGG ACCCTGGCTGGGCATCCATCAGCAGGGGTGTGCTGGTGTGTGACGAGTGCTGCAGTGTGCACCGGAGCCTGGGACGCCACATCTCCATTGTCAAGCACCTTCGCCACAGCGCCTGGCCTCCCACGCTGCTGCAG ATGGTGCACACACTCGCCAGCAACGGGGCCAACTCCATCTGGGAGCACTCCCTGCTGGACCCCGCACAAGTGCAGAGCGGCCGGCGCAAAGCCAACCCGCAAGACAAAGTCCA CCCCATCAAGTCCGAGTTCATCAGGGCCAAGTACCAGATGCTGGCGTTTGTGCACAAGCTTCCCTGCCGGGACGATGACGGGGTCACCGCCAAAGACCTCAGCAAG CAACTGCACTCAAGCGTGCGGACCGGCAACCTGGAGACATGTCTGCGCCTGCTGTCCTTGGGCGCCCAGGCCAACTTCTTCCACCCAGAGAAGGGCACCACACCCCTGCACGTGGCTGCCAAGGCAGGGCagacgctgcaggcagagctgctggTCGTGTACGGGGCTGACCCTGGCTCCCCCGACGTTAATGGCCGCACACCCATCGACTATGCCAG GCAGGCCGGGCACCATGAACTGGCGGAAAGGCTAGTCGAGTGCCAGTATGAGCTCACTGACCGGCTGGCCTTCTACCTCTGTGGACGTAAGCCGG atCACAAGAATGGGCATTACATCATCCCACAGATGGCTGACAG GTCTCGGCAAAAGTGCATGTCTCAGAG CCTGGACCTGTCTGAGTTGGCAAAAGCTGCAAAGAAGAAGCTGCAGGCG ctCAGCAACCGGCTGTTTGAGGAGCTTGCCATGGACGTGTATGATGAGGTGGATCGGAGAGAGAATGACGCGG TGTGGCTGGCCACCCAGAACCACAGCACGCTGGTGACGGAGCGCAGCGCCGTGCCCTTCCTGCCTGTTAACCCGGAGTACTCGGCTACCCGGAATCAG GGGCGACAGAAGTTGGCCCGCTTCAACGCCCGCGAGTTTGCCACCTTGATCATCGACATTCTCAGCGAGGCCAAGCGGAGACAGCAGGGCAAGAGCCTGAGCAGCCCCACAG ACAACCTCGAGCTGTCTGCTCGGAGCCAGAGCGACCTGGACGACCAGCACGACTACGACAGCGTGGCCTCTGACGAGGACACGGACCAGGAGCCCCTGCGCAGCGCCGGCGCCACCCGGAACAACCGCGCCCGG AGCATGGACTCCTCAGACCTGTCGGACGGGGCGGTGACGCTGCAGGAGTACCTGGAGCTGAAGAAGGCCCTGGCCACCTCCGAGGCCAAAGTGCAGCAGCTCATGAAGGTCAACAGCAGCCTGAGCGACGAGCTCCGGCGGCTACAGAGGGAG ATCCACAAGCTGCAGGCAGAGAACCTGCAGCTCCGGCAGCCCCCAGGGCCGGCGCCCACACCCCCGCTCCCCAGTGAGAGGGCAGAACACACCCCCATGGGGCCCGGCGGGAGCACCCACCGCAGGGACCGCCAGGCCTTCTCCATGTATGAGCCAGGCTCTGCCCTGAAGCCCTTCGGCGGCGCGCCTGCGGATGAGCTCAGCGCTCGGCTGCAGCCTTCCCACAGCTCT GAGCTCGAGGACGACAGCATGTACTCGGTGCATGTCCCTGCTGGCCTGTACCGG ATCCGGAAGGGGGTGTCTGCCTCAGCCGTGCCCTTCACGCCCTCCTCCCCGCTTCTGTCCAGCTCCCAGGAAGGAAGCCGCCACACG aGCAAGCTCTCGCGCCACGGCAGCGGTGCGGACAGCGACTATGAGAACACACAGAGCGGGGACCCACTGCTGGG GCTGGAAGGGAAGCGGTTTCTGGAGCTAGGCAAAGAGGAGGACTTGCACCCGGAGTTGGAGAGCCTGGACGGGGACCTGGACCCCGGGCTGCCCAGCACGGAGGACGTCATTCTGAAGACAGAGCAGGTCACCAAGAACATCCAGGAGCTGCTGCGGGCGGCCCAGGAGTTCAAGCACGACAG CTTTGTGCCCTGCTCAGAGAAGATCCATCTGGCAGTGACCGAGATGGCCTCTCTCTTCCCAAAG AGGCCAGCCCTGGAGCCGGTGCGCAGCTCCCTCCGGCTGCTCAACGCCAGCGCCTACCGGCTGCAGAGTGAGTGCCGGAAGACGGTGCCGCCGGAGCCTGGCGCCCCCGTGGACTTCCAGCTGCTGACTCAGCAGGTGATCCAGTGCGCCTACGACATTGCCAAGGCTGCCAAGCAGCTGGTCACCATCACCACCCGAGAGAAGAAGCAGTGA
- the GIT1 gene encoding ARF GTPase-activating protein GIT1 isoform X1: protein MSRKGPRAEVCADCSAPDPGWASISRGVLVCDECCSVHRSLGRHISIVKHLRHSAWPPTLLQMVHTLASNGANSIWEHSLLDPAQVQSGRRKANPQDKVHPIKSEFIRAKYQMLAFVHKLPCRDDDGVTAKDLSKQLHSSVRTGNLETCLRLLSLGAQANFFHPEKGTTPLHVAAKAGQTLQAELLVVYGADPGSPDVNGRTPIDYARQAGHHELAERLVECQYELTDRLAFYLCGRKPDHKNGHYIIPQMADSLDLSELAKAAKKKLQALSNRLFEELAMDVYDEVDRRENDAVWLATQNHSTLVTERSAVPFLPVNPEYSATRNQGRQKLARFNAREFATLIIDILSEAKRRQQGKSLSSPTDNLELSARSQSDLDDQHDYDSVASDEDTDQEPLRSAGATRNNRARSMDSSDLSDGAVTLQEYLELKKALATSEAKVQQLMKVNSSLSDELRRLQREIHKLQAENLQLRQPPGPAPTPPLPSERAEHTPMGPGGSTHRRDRQAFSMYEPGSALKPFGGAPADELSARLQPSHSSELEDDSMYSVHVPAGLYRIRKGVSASAVPFTPSSPLLSSSQEGSRHTSKLSRHGSGADSDYENTQSGDPLLGLEGKRFLELGKEEDLHPELESLDGDLDPGLPSTEDVILKTEQVTKNIQELLRAAQEFKHDSFVPCSEKIHLAVTEMASLFPKRPALEPVRSSLRLLNASAYRLQSECRKTVPPEPGAPVDFQLLTQQVIQCAYDIAKAAKQLVTITTREKKQ, encoded by the exons ATGTCCCGGAAGGGGCCGCGAGCGGAGGTGTGTGCGGACTGCAGCGCCCCGG ACCCTGGCTGGGCATCCATCAGCAGGGGTGTGCTGGTGTGTGACGAGTGCTGCAGTGTGCACCGGAGCCTGGGACGCCACATCTCCATTGTCAAGCACCTTCGCCACAGCGCCTGGCCTCCCACGCTGCTGCAG ATGGTGCACACACTCGCCAGCAACGGGGCCAACTCCATCTGGGAGCACTCCCTGCTGGACCCCGCACAAGTGCAGAGCGGCCGGCGCAAAGCCAACCCGCAAGACAAAGTCCA CCCCATCAAGTCCGAGTTCATCAGGGCCAAGTACCAGATGCTGGCGTTTGTGCACAAGCTTCCCTGCCGGGACGATGACGGGGTCACCGCCAAAGACCTCAGCAAG CAACTGCACTCAAGCGTGCGGACCGGCAACCTGGAGACATGTCTGCGCCTGCTGTCCTTGGGCGCCCAGGCCAACTTCTTCCACCCAGAGAAGGGCACCACACCCCTGCACGTGGCTGCCAAGGCAGGGCagacgctgcaggcagagctgctggTCGTGTACGGGGCTGACCCTGGCTCCCCCGACGTTAATGGCCGCACACCCATCGACTATGCCAG GCAGGCCGGGCACCATGAACTGGCGGAAAGGCTAGTCGAGTGCCAGTATGAGCTCACTGACCGGCTGGCCTTCTACCTCTGTGGACGTAAGCCGG atCACAAGAATGGGCATTACATCATCCCACAGATGGCTGACAG CCTGGACCTGTCTGAGTTGGCAAAAGCTGCAAAGAAGAAGCTGCAGGCG ctCAGCAACCGGCTGTTTGAGGAGCTTGCCATGGACGTGTATGATGAGGTGGATCGGAGAGAGAATGACGCGG TGTGGCTGGCCACCCAGAACCACAGCACGCTGGTGACGGAGCGCAGCGCCGTGCCCTTCCTGCCTGTTAACCCGGAGTACTCGGCTACCCGGAATCAG GGGCGACAGAAGTTGGCCCGCTTCAACGCCCGCGAGTTTGCCACCTTGATCATCGACATTCTCAGCGAGGCCAAGCGGAGACAGCAGGGCAAGAGCCTGAGCAGCCCCACAG ACAACCTCGAGCTGTCTGCTCGGAGCCAGAGCGACCTGGACGACCAGCACGACTACGACAGCGTGGCCTCTGACGAGGACACGGACCAGGAGCCCCTGCGCAGCGCCGGCGCCACCCGGAACAACCGCGCCCGG AGCATGGACTCCTCAGACCTGTCGGACGGGGCGGTGACGCTGCAGGAGTACCTGGAGCTGAAGAAGGCCCTGGCCACCTCCGAGGCCAAAGTGCAGCAGCTCATGAAGGTCAACAGCAGCCTGAGCGACGAGCTCCGGCGGCTACAGAGGGAG ATCCACAAGCTGCAGGCAGAGAACCTGCAGCTCCGGCAGCCCCCAGGGCCGGCGCCCACACCCCCGCTCCCCAGTGAGAGGGCAGAACACACCCCCATGGGGCCCGGCGGGAGCACCCACCGCAGGGACCGCCAGGCCTTCTCCATGTATGAGCCAGGCTCTGCCCTGAAGCCCTTCGGCGGCGCGCCTGCGGATGAGCTCAGCGCTCGGCTGCAGCCTTCCCACAGCTCT GAGCTCGAGGACGACAGCATGTACTCGGTGCATGTCCCTGCTGGCCTGTACCGG ATCCGGAAGGGGGTGTCTGCCTCAGCCGTGCCCTTCACGCCCTCCTCCCCGCTTCTGTCCAGCTCCCAGGAAGGAAGCCGCCACACG aGCAAGCTCTCGCGCCACGGCAGCGGTGCGGACAGCGACTATGAGAACACACAGAGCGGGGACCCACTGCTGGG GCTGGAAGGGAAGCGGTTTCTGGAGCTAGGCAAAGAGGAGGACTTGCACCCGGAGTTGGAGAGCCTGGACGGGGACCTGGACCCCGGGCTGCCCAGCACGGAGGACGTCATTCTGAAGACAGAGCAGGTCACCAAGAACATCCAGGAGCTGCTGCGGGCGGCCCAGGAGTTCAAGCACGACAG CTTTGTGCCCTGCTCAGAGAAGATCCATCTGGCAGTGACCGAGATGGCCTCTCTCTTCCCAAAG AGGCCAGCCCTGGAGCCGGTGCGCAGCTCCCTCCGGCTGCTCAACGCCAGCGCCTACCGGCTGCAGAGTGAGTGCCGGAAGACGGTGCCGCCGGAGCCTGGCGCCCCCGTGGACTTCCAGCTGCTGACTCAGCAGGTGATCCAGTGCGCCTACGACATTGCCAAGGCTGCCAAGCAGCTGGTCACCATCACCACCCGAGAGAAGAAGCAGTGA
- the GIT1 gene encoding ARF GTPase-activating protein GIT1 isoform X3 has protein sequence MSRKGPRAETLAGHPSAGVCWCVTSAAVCTGAWDATSPLSSTFATAPGLPRCCRWCTHSPATGPTPSGSTPCWTPHKCRAAGAKPTRKTKSTPSSPSSSGPSTRCWRLCTSFPAGTMTGSPPKTSASNCTQACGPATWRHVCACCPWAPRPTSSTQRRAPHPCTWLPRQGRRCRQSCWSCTGLTLAPPTLMAAHPSTMPDHKNGHYIIPQMADSLDLSELAKAAKKKLQALSNRLFEELAMDVYDEVDRRENDAVWLATQNHSTLVTERSAVPFLPVNPEYSATRNQGRQKLARFNAREFATLIIDILSEAKRRQQGKSLSSPTDNLELSARSQSDLDDQHDYDSVASDEDTDQEPLRSAGATRNNRARSMDSSDLSDGAVTLQEYLELKKALATSEAKVQQLMKVNSSLSDELRRLQREIHKLQAENLQLRQPPGPAPTPPLPSERAEHTPMGPGGSTHRRDRQAFSMYEPGSALKPFGGAPADELSARLQPSHSSELEDDSMYSVHVPAGLYRIRKGVSASAVPFTPSSPLLSSSQEGSRHTSKLSRHGSGADSDYENTQSGDPLLGLEGKRFLELGKEEDLHPELESLDGDLDPGLPSTEDVILKTEQVTKNIQELLRAAQEFKHDSFVPCSEKIHLAVTEMASLFPKRPALEPVRSSLRLLNASAYRLQSECRKTVPPEPGAPVDFQLLTQQVIQCAYDIAKAAKQLVTITTREKKQ, from the exons ATGTCCCGGAAGGGGCCGCGAGCGGAG ACCCTGGCTGGGCATCCATCAGCAGGGGTGTGCTGGTGTGTGACGAGTGCTGCAGTGTGCACCGGAGCCTGGGACGCCACATCTCCATTGTCAAGCACCTTCGCCACAGCGCCTGGCCTCCCACGCTGCTGCAG ATGGTGCACACACTCGCCAGCAACGGGGCCAACTCCATCTGGGAGCACTCCCTGCTGGACCCCGCACAAGTGCAGAGCGGCCGGCGCAAAGCCAACCCGCAAGACAAAGTCCA CCCCATCAAGTCCGAGTTCATCAGGGCCAAGTACCAGATGCTGGCGTTTGTGCACAAGCTTCCCTGCCGGGACGATGACGGGGTCACCGCCAAAGACCTCAGCAAG CAACTGCACTCAAGCGTGCGGACCGGCAACCTGGAGACATGTCTGCGCCTGCTGTCCTTGGGCGCCCAGGCCAACTTCTTCCACCCAGAGAAGGGCACCACACCCCTGCACGTGGCTGCCAAGGCAGGGCagacgctgcaggcagagctgctggTCGTGTACGGGGCTGACCCTGGCTCCCCCGACGTTAATGGCCGCACACCCATCGACTATGCCAG atCACAAGAATGGGCATTACATCATCCCACAGATGGCTGACAG CCTGGACCTGTCTGAGTTGGCAAAAGCTGCAAAGAAGAAGCTGCAGGCG ctCAGCAACCGGCTGTTTGAGGAGCTTGCCATGGACGTGTATGATGAGGTGGATCGGAGAGAGAATGACGCGG TGTGGCTGGCCACCCAGAACCACAGCACGCTGGTGACGGAGCGCAGCGCCGTGCCCTTCCTGCCTGTTAACCCGGAGTACTCGGCTACCCGGAATCAG GGGCGACAGAAGTTGGCCCGCTTCAACGCCCGCGAGTTTGCCACCTTGATCATCGACATTCTCAGCGAGGCCAAGCGGAGACAGCAGGGCAAGAGCCTGAGCAGCCCCACAG ACAACCTCGAGCTGTCTGCTCGGAGCCAGAGCGACCTGGACGACCAGCACGACTACGACAGCGTGGCCTCTGACGAGGACACGGACCAGGAGCCCCTGCGCAGCGCCGGCGCCACCCGGAACAACCGCGCCCGG AGCATGGACTCCTCAGACCTGTCGGACGGGGCGGTGACGCTGCAGGAGTACCTGGAGCTGAAGAAGGCCCTGGCCACCTCCGAGGCCAAAGTGCAGCAGCTCATGAAGGTCAACAGCAGCCTGAGCGACGAGCTCCGGCGGCTACAGAGGGAG ATCCACAAGCTGCAGGCAGAGAACCTGCAGCTCCGGCAGCCCCCAGGGCCGGCGCCCACACCCCCGCTCCCCAGTGAGAGGGCAGAACACACCCCCATGGGGCCCGGCGGGAGCACCCACCGCAGGGACCGCCAGGCCTTCTCCATGTATGAGCCAGGCTCTGCCCTGAAGCCCTTCGGCGGCGCGCCTGCGGATGAGCTCAGCGCTCGGCTGCAGCCTTCCCACAGCTCT GAGCTCGAGGACGACAGCATGTACTCGGTGCATGTCCCTGCTGGCCTGTACCGG ATCCGGAAGGGGGTGTCTGCCTCAGCCGTGCCCTTCACGCCCTCCTCCCCGCTTCTGTCCAGCTCCCAGGAAGGAAGCCGCCACACG aGCAAGCTCTCGCGCCACGGCAGCGGTGCGGACAGCGACTATGAGAACACACAGAGCGGGGACCCACTGCTGGG GCTGGAAGGGAAGCGGTTTCTGGAGCTAGGCAAAGAGGAGGACTTGCACCCGGAGTTGGAGAGCCTGGACGGGGACCTGGACCCCGGGCTGCCCAGCACGGAGGACGTCATTCTGAAGACAGAGCAGGTCACCAAGAACATCCAGGAGCTGCTGCGGGCGGCCCAGGAGTTCAAGCACGACAG CTTTGTGCCCTGCTCAGAGAAGATCCATCTGGCAGTGACCGAGATGGCCTCTCTCTTCCCAAAG AGGCCAGCCCTGGAGCCGGTGCGCAGCTCCCTCCGGCTGCTCAACGCCAGCGCCTACCGGCTGCAGAGTGAGTGCCGGAAGACGGTGCCGCCGGAGCCTGGCGCCCCCGTGGACTTCCAGCTGCTGACTCAGCAGGTGATCCAGTGCGCCTACGACATTGCCAAGGCTGCCAAGCAGCTGGTCACCATCACCACCCGAGAGAAGAAGCAGTGA
- the GIT1 gene encoding ARF GTPase-activating protein GIT1 isoform X2 yields the protein MSRKGPRAETLAGHPSAGVCWCVTSAAVCTGAWDATSPLSSTFATAPGLPRCCRWCTHSPATGPTPSGSTPCWTPHKCRAAGAKPTRKTKSTPSSPSSSGPSTRCWRLCTSFPAGTMTGSPPKTSASNCTQACGPATWRHVCACCPWAPRPTSSTQRRAPHPCTWLPRQGRRCRQSCWSCTGLTLAPPTLMAAHPSTMPDHKNGHYIIPQMADRSRQKCMSQSLDLSELAKAAKKKLQALSNRLFEELAMDVYDEVDRRENDAVWLATQNHSTLVTERSAVPFLPVNPEYSATRNQGRQKLARFNAREFATLIIDILSEAKRRQQGKSLSSPTDNLELSARSQSDLDDQHDYDSVASDEDTDQEPLRSAGATRNNRARSMDSSDLSDGAVTLQEYLELKKALATSEAKVQQLMKVNSSLSDELRRLQREIHKLQAENLQLRQPPGPAPTPPLPSERAEHTPMGPGGSTHRRDRQAFSMYEPGSALKPFGGAPADELSARLQPSHSSELEDDSMYSVHVPAGLYRIRKGVSASAVPFTPSSPLLSSSQEGSRHTSKLSRHGSGADSDYENTQSGDPLLGLEGKRFLELGKEEDLHPELESLDGDLDPGLPSTEDVILKTEQVTKNIQELLRAAQEFKHDSFVPCSEKIHLAVTEMASLFPKRPALEPVRSSLRLLNASAYRLQSECRKTVPPEPGAPVDFQLLTQQVIQCAYDIAKAAKQLVTITTREKKQ from the exons ATGTCCCGGAAGGGGCCGCGAGCGGAG ACCCTGGCTGGGCATCCATCAGCAGGGGTGTGCTGGTGTGTGACGAGTGCTGCAGTGTGCACCGGAGCCTGGGACGCCACATCTCCATTGTCAAGCACCTTCGCCACAGCGCCTGGCCTCCCACGCTGCTGCAG ATGGTGCACACACTCGCCAGCAACGGGGCCAACTCCATCTGGGAGCACTCCCTGCTGGACCCCGCACAAGTGCAGAGCGGCCGGCGCAAAGCCAACCCGCAAGACAAAGTCCA CCCCATCAAGTCCGAGTTCATCAGGGCCAAGTACCAGATGCTGGCGTTTGTGCACAAGCTTCCCTGCCGGGACGATGACGGGGTCACCGCCAAAGACCTCAGCAAG CAACTGCACTCAAGCGTGCGGACCGGCAACCTGGAGACATGTCTGCGCCTGCTGTCCTTGGGCGCCCAGGCCAACTTCTTCCACCCAGAGAAGGGCACCACACCCCTGCACGTGGCTGCCAAGGCAGGGCagacgctgcaggcagagctgctggTCGTGTACGGGGCTGACCCTGGCTCCCCCGACGTTAATGGCCGCACACCCATCGACTATGCCAG atCACAAGAATGGGCATTACATCATCCCACAGATGGCTGACAG GTCTCGGCAAAAGTGCATGTCTCAGAG CCTGGACCTGTCTGAGTTGGCAAAAGCTGCAAAGAAGAAGCTGCAGGCG ctCAGCAACCGGCTGTTTGAGGAGCTTGCCATGGACGTGTATGATGAGGTGGATCGGAGAGAGAATGACGCGG TGTGGCTGGCCACCCAGAACCACAGCACGCTGGTGACGGAGCGCAGCGCCGTGCCCTTCCTGCCTGTTAACCCGGAGTACTCGGCTACCCGGAATCAG GGGCGACAGAAGTTGGCCCGCTTCAACGCCCGCGAGTTTGCCACCTTGATCATCGACATTCTCAGCGAGGCCAAGCGGAGACAGCAGGGCAAGAGCCTGAGCAGCCCCACAG ACAACCTCGAGCTGTCTGCTCGGAGCCAGAGCGACCTGGACGACCAGCACGACTACGACAGCGTGGCCTCTGACGAGGACACGGACCAGGAGCCCCTGCGCAGCGCCGGCGCCACCCGGAACAACCGCGCCCGG AGCATGGACTCCTCAGACCTGTCGGACGGGGCGGTGACGCTGCAGGAGTACCTGGAGCTGAAGAAGGCCCTGGCCACCTCCGAGGCCAAAGTGCAGCAGCTCATGAAGGTCAACAGCAGCCTGAGCGACGAGCTCCGGCGGCTACAGAGGGAG ATCCACAAGCTGCAGGCAGAGAACCTGCAGCTCCGGCAGCCCCCAGGGCCGGCGCCCACACCCCCGCTCCCCAGTGAGAGGGCAGAACACACCCCCATGGGGCCCGGCGGGAGCACCCACCGCAGGGACCGCCAGGCCTTCTCCATGTATGAGCCAGGCTCTGCCCTGAAGCCCTTCGGCGGCGCGCCTGCGGATGAGCTCAGCGCTCGGCTGCAGCCTTCCCACAGCTCT GAGCTCGAGGACGACAGCATGTACTCGGTGCATGTCCCTGCTGGCCTGTACCGG ATCCGGAAGGGGGTGTCTGCCTCAGCCGTGCCCTTCACGCCCTCCTCCCCGCTTCTGTCCAGCTCCCAGGAAGGAAGCCGCCACACG aGCAAGCTCTCGCGCCACGGCAGCGGTGCGGACAGCGACTATGAGAACACACAGAGCGGGGACCCACTGCTGGG GCTGGAAGGGAAGCGGTTTCTGGAGCTAGGCAAAGAGGAGGACTTGCACCCGGAGTTGGAGAGCCTGGACGGGGACCTGGACCCCGGGCTGCCCAGCACGGAGGACGTCATTCTGAAGACAGAGCAGGTCACCAAGAACATCCAGGAGCTGCTGCGGGCGGCCCAGGAGTTCAAGCACGACAG CTTTGTGCCCTGCTCAGAGAAGATCCATCTGGCAGTGACCGAGATGGCCTCTCTCTTCCCAAAG AGGCCAGCCCTGGAGCCGGTGCGCAGCTCCCTCCGGCTGCTCAACGCCAGCGCCTACCGGCTGCAGAGTGAGTGCCGGAAGACGGTGCCGCCGGAGCCTGGCGCCCCCGTGGACTTCCAGCTGCTGACTCAGCAGGTGATCCAGTGCGCCTACGACATTGCCAAGGCTGCCAAGCAGCTGGTCACCATCACCACCCGAGAGAAGAAGCAGTGA
- the ANKRD13B gene encoding ankyrin repeat domain-containing protein 13B has protein sequence MIPANASARKGPEGKYPLHYLVWHNRHRELEKEVRAGQVDIEQLDPRGRTPLHLATTLGHLECARVLLAHGADVGRENRSGWTVLQEAVSTRDLELVQLVLRYRDYQRVVKRLAGIPVLLEKLRKAQDFYVEMKWEFTSWVPLVSKICPSDTYKVWKSGQNLRVDTTLLGFDHMTWQRGNRSFVFRGQDSSAVVMEIDHDRRVVYTETLALAGQDRELLLAAAQPTEEQVLSRLTAPVVTTQLDTKNISFERNKTGILGWRSEKTEMVNGYEAKVYGASNVELITRTRTEHLSEQHKGKVKGCKTPLQSFLGIAEQHGGPQNGTLTTQTLSQANPTAITAEEYFNPNFELGNRDMGRPMELTTKTQKFKAKLWLCEEHPLSLCEQVAPIIDLMAVSNALFAKLRDFITLRLPPGFPVKIEIPIFHILNARITFGNLNGCDEPVPSVRGSPSSETPSPGSDSSSVSSSSSSTSCRGCEISPALFEAPRGYSVLGGQREAAPRDDDDDLLQFAIQQSLLEAGSEYDQVTIWEALTNSKPGTHPMSYEGRRQDRSAPPTPQRQPAPPAASGPSPRPSPGPGSRGHVFRSYDEQLRLAMELSAQEQEERRRRARQEEEELERILRLSLTEQ, from the exons ATGATCCCCGCCAACGCCTCCGCCAGGAAGGGGCCCGAGGGCAAGTACCCGTTGCACTACCTCGTGTGGCACAACCGCCACCGCGAGCTGGAGAAGGAGGTCCGCGCCGGCCAG GTGGACATCGAGCAGCTGGATCCCCGTGGCCGGACTCCCCTGCACCTGGCCACCACACTGGGGCACCTCGAGTGTGCCCGTGTGCTCCTGGCGCACGGCGCAGACGTGGGCAGGGAGAACCGCAGTGGCTGGACAG TGCTTCAGGAGGCTGTGAGTACCCGGGACCTGGAGCTGGTGCAGCTGGTGCTGCGGTACCGGGACTACCAGCGTGTGGTGAAGCGGCTGGCGGGGATCCCCGTGCTCCTGGAGAAGCTGCGCAAG GCCCAGGACTTCTACGTGGAGATGAAGTGGGAGTTCACTAGCTGGG tGCCCCTGGTGTCCAAGATCTGCCCGAGTGACACCTACAAAGTGTGGAAGAGCGGGCAGAACTTGAGGGTAGACACCACTCTCCTGGGCTTTGACCACATGACTTGGCAGCGAGGGAACCGCAGCTTCGTCTTCAGGGGCCAAG ACTCAAGTGCCGTGGTCATGGAGATTGACCATGACCGCCGGGTGGTGTACACAGAGACTCTCGCACTGGCCGGGCAGGACCGGGAGCTGCTGCTGGCAGCCGCCCAACCCACCGAGGAGCAGGTGCTGAGCCGGCTCACTGCGCCTGTTGTCACCACGCAGCTCGATACCAAGAACAtctcctttgagag GAACAAGACTGGCATCTTGGGCTGGCGCAGTGAGAAGACCGAGATGGTGAACGGGTATGAAGCCAAG GTATATGGGGCATCCAATGTGGAGCTCATCACCCGGACTCGGACAGAGCACCTTTCAGAGCAGCACAAGGGCAAGGTCAAAG GCTGCAAGACGCCCCTGCAGTCCTTCCTGGGAATTGCTGAGCAGCATGGGGGTCCCCAGAACGGA ACCCTGACCACTCAGACTCTGAGCCAAGCCAACCCCACTGCCATCACTGCAGAAGAATACTTCAATCCCAACTTTGAGCTTGGCAACCGGGACATGGGCCGCCCCATGGAGCTGACCACCAAGACGCAGAA GTTCAAGGCCAAGCTGTGGCTGTGTGAGGAGCATCCCCTGTCCCTGTGTGAGCAGGTGGCCCCCATCATCGACCTCATGGCCGTCAGCAACGCGCTCTTTGCCAAGCTCCGGGACTTCATCACGCTGCGCCTGCCCCCTGGCTTCCCCGTCAAGATTG AAATCCCGATCTTCCACATCCTCAACGCGCGCATCACCTTCGGGAACCTCAACGGCTGCGACGAGCCGGTGCCGTCGGTGCGAGGCAGCCCCAGCAGCGAGACCCCCTCCCCCGGCAGCGACTCCTCGAGcgtcagcagctccagctccagca CCTCGTGTCGCGGCTGCGAGATCTCCCCCGCGCTGTTCGAGGCCCCGCGCGGCTACAGCGTGCTGGGCGGCCAGCGGGAGGCGGCGCCCCGCGACGACGACGACGACCTGCTGCAGTTCGCCATCCAGCAGAGCCTGCTGGAGGCGGGCAGTGAGTACGACCAG GTCACCATCTGGGAGGCGCTGACCAACAGCAAGCCGGGCACCCACCCCATGTCGTACGAGGGCCGCCGACAGGACAG GAGCGCCCCGCCcacgccgcagcgccagcccgcGCCCCCGGCGGCGTCGGGGCCCAGCCCTCGGCCCAGCCCGGGCCCGGGTTCTCGCGGGCACGTGTTCCGGAGCTACGACGAGCAGCTGCGGCTGGCGATGGAGCTGTCGgcgcaggagcaggaggagcggcggcggcgcgcgcgccaggaggaggaggagctggagcgcATCCTGAGGCTCTCGCTGACCGAGCAGTAG